From Mytilus galloprovincialis chromosome 9, xbMytGall1.hap1.1, whole genome shotgun sequence, the proteins below share one genomic window:
- the LOC143045107 gene encoding cilia- and flagella-associated protein 184-like isoform X3: MADQEEKAPTPAPAEEPTQEKAVTPPAENGQGDTPTEQATETPAEPEVQSETKPESPQAEVKAEGDATNNATEEQTPTETGEGEKQEASSPAAEGGEEKPVETPTEGGDEQKGETEGEEKKAEGEGEAEQKPEGEGEGQPEGEGEQKPEGEGEGEAAATPVGEEGEKPAEEGEQKEGEESGSKSPVPQVCYYLKSPVPQSDTFAEGERPEEDGTGVEVAEKLSREGSPAPEVKPDILEPGTPERSRPPSETEMRDGHMSPFMEEDEEAVQKEGEEREDVEEEDEEEEDEEEEYHLQPQYDRDELLEKYTLIMAEREQLQQQNYQLQHKLAEFFRKKKADDVRQDYDKTASDQDSKYVKYINQLDELRSQDSKEKEQYKLEMDDLRLKCEERKQKVDEERNKFMEFKKQVALNAISNRSGKPLPPKDIEQALIAEKKKESDVVDVRLENIKLKNKLKKKEMELKSKEELAAGLHLIDFEQLKIENQTYNEKIEERNEELLKLRKKITSTVQVLTHLKEKLQFVQGENLREKEVLKDVEKEVAMKRDILSRTKQARDALRIDNQKLRQNCGLLGNEPLLRDFEERKDEGDDLKDRLEMLKMRHAELTLNCNQVRRKIEQARQSHG; this comes from the exons ATGGCTGACCAAGAG GAGAAAGCACCTACTCCAGCTCCTGCTGAAGAACCAACACAAGAAAAAGCAGTGACCCCACCTGCTGAAAATGGACAGGGTGATACTCCAACAGAACAAGCTACAGAGACCCCTGCAGAACCTGAAGTACAGAGTGAAACAAAGCCTGAGTCTCCTCAAG CTGAGGTCAAAGCTGAGGGAGATGCAACAAACAATGCAACTGAAGAACAGACACCAactgaaacaggggagggggaaAAACAGGAAGCAAGTTCTCCTGCTGCTGAAGGAGGAGAGGAGAAACCAGTAGAAACGCCAACAGAAGGAGGTGATGAACAGAAAGGAGAGACTGAAGGAGAGGAAAAGAAAGCTGAAG GTGAAGGTGAAGCAGAGCAGAAACCTGAGGGTGAAGGTGAAGGTCAGCCTGAAGGTGAAGGTGAACAAAAACCTGAAGGTGAAG GTGAAGGAGAGGCAGCTGCTACTCCTGTTGGTGAAGAGGGAGAGAAACCTGCTGAAGAGGGTGAACAAAAGGAAGGAGAGGAATCTGGATCTAAATCACCTGTACCTCAAGTATGTTATTATTTAAAATCACCTGTACCTCAA AGTGATACCTTTGCTGAAGGTGAACGACCAGAAGAGGATGGAACAGGAGTAGAGGTAGCAGAAAAATTATCTCGAGAGGGAAGTCCTGCCCCAGAGGTCAAACCAGATATCTTGGAACCTGGTACTCCAGAAAGGTCAAGACCTC ctTCAGAAACCGAGATGAGAGATGGTCACATGTCACCTTTTATGGAGGAAGATGAGGAGGCTGTACAGAAAGAAGGTGAAGAAAGAGAAGACGTAGAAGAAGAAGACGAGGAGGAGGAGGATGAAGAAGAAGaatat cACTTGCAACCCCAGTATGACAGAGATGAGCTGTTAGAAAAATACACA CTTATAATGGCAGAACGAGAGCAGCTACAACAACAGAACTACCAGTTACAACATAAATTAGCCGAATTCTTTAGAAAGAAGAAAGCAGATGATGTTAGACAAGATTATGACAAAACTGCCAGTGATCAGGATTCtaaatatgttaaatatataa ATCAACTTGATGAGCTCAGAAGTCAAGATTCTAAAGAAAAAGAACAGTATAAGTTAGAAATGGATGATTTGAGATTAAAATgtgaagaaagaaaacaaaaagttgATGAAGAGAGAAATAAATTTATGGAATTTAAAAAACAAGTAGCATTGAATGCTATTAGCAATAGATCAGGAAAACCACTGCCACCAAAG GATATAGAACAAGCATTGATAGCTGAGAAAAAGAAGGAATCAGATGTTGTAGATGTCCGATTGGAGAACATCAAATTaaagaataaattaaagaaaaaagaaatggaacTCAAATCAAAG gaAGAATTAGCTGCTGGTTTGCATTTAATTGACTTTGAACAGTTGAAGATAGAAAACCAAACATATAATGAGAAAATTGAAGAGAGAAATGAG gaATTGTTGAAATTACGTAAAAAGATAACCAGCACAGTACAAGTATTAACACATTTAAAGGAAAAATTACAGTTTGTTCAAGGAGAAAATTTGAGGGAAAAAGAAGTGCTTAAAGATGTAGAAAAAGAAGTAGCTATG AAAAGAGACATTTTATCAAGGACCAAACAAGCTAGAGATGCTTTACGTATAGACAATCAGAAGTTAAGACAAAATTGTGGCCTGTTAGGCAATGAACCATTACTCAGAGACTTCGAGGAGAGAAAAGATGAAGGGGACGATTTAAAAGACAGACTTGAAATGCTTAAAATGAGACATGCTGAGTTGACATTAAACTGTAATCAAGTTAGACGGAAAATCGAACAGGCACGACAGAGTCAcggatga
- the LOC143045107 gene encoding cilia- and flagella-associated protein 184-like isoform X4, which translates to MADQEEKAPTPAPAEEPTQEKAVTPPAENGQGDTPTEQATETPAEPEVQSETKPESPQAEVKAEGDATNNATEEQTPTETGEGEKQEASSPAAEGGEEKPVETPTEGGDEQKGETEGEEKKAEGEGEAEQKPEGEGEGQPEGEGEQKPEGEGEGEAAATPVGEEGEKPAEEGEQKEGEESGSKSPVPQSDTFAEGERPEEDGTGVEVAEKLSREGSPAPEVKPDILEPGTPERSRPPSETEMRDGHMSPFMEEDEEAVQKEGEEREDVEEEDEEEEDEEEEYHLQPQYDRDELLEKYTLIMAEREQLQQQNYQLQHKLAEFFRKKKADDVRQDYDKTASDQDSKYVKYINQLDELRSQDSKEKEQYKLEMDDLRLKCEERKQKVDEERNKFMEFKKQVALNAISNRSGKPLPPKDIEQALIAEKKKESDVVDVRLENIKLKNKLKKKEMELKSKEELAAGLHLIDFEQLKIENQTYNEKIEERNEELLKLRKKITSTVQVLTHLKEKLQFVQGENLREKEVLKDVEKEVAMKRDILSRTKQARDALRIDNQKLRQNCGLLGNEPLLRDFEERKDEGDDLKDRLEMLKMRHAELTLNCNQVRRKIEQARQSHG; encoded by the exons ATGGCTGACCAAGAG GAGAAAGCACCTACTCCAGCTCCTGCTGAAGAACCAACACAAGAAAAAGCAGTGACCCCACCTGCTGAAAATGGACAGGGTGATACTCCAACAGAACAAGCTACAGAGACCCCTGCAGAACCTGAAGTACAGAGTGAAACAAAGCCTGAGTCTCCTCAAG CTGAGGTCAAAGCTGAGGGAGATGCAACAAACAATGCAACTGAAGAACAGACACCAactgaaacaggggagggggaaAAACAGGAAGCAAGTTCTCCTGCTGCTGAAGGAGGAGAGGAGAAACCAGTAGAAACGCCAACAGAAGGAGGTGATGAACAGAAAGGAGAGACTGAAGGAGAGGAAAAGAAAGCTGAAG GTGAAGGTGAAGCAGAGCAGAAACCTGAGGGTGAAGGTGAAGGTCAGCCTGAAGGTGAAGGTGAACAAAAACCTGAAGGTGAAG GTGAAGGAGAGGCAGCTGCTACTCCTGTTGGTGAAGAGGGAGAGAAACCTGCTGAAGAGGGTGAACAAAAGGAAGGAGAGGAATCTGGATCTAAATCACCTGTACCTCAA AGTGATACCTTTGCTGAAGGTGAACGACCAGAAGAGGATGGAACAGGAGTAGAGGTAGCAGAAAAATTATCTCGAGAGGGAAGTCCTGCCCCAGAGGTCAAACCAGATATCTTGGAACCTGGTACTCCAGAAAGGTCAAGACCTC ctTCAGAAACCGAGATGAGAGATGGTCACATGTCACCTTTTATGGAGGAAGATGAGGAGGCTGTACAGAAAGAAGGTGAAGAAAGAGAAGACGTAGAAGAAGAAGACGAGGAGGAGGAGGATGAAGAAGAAGaatat cACTTGCAACCCCAGTATGACAGAGATGAGCTGTTAGAAAAATACACA CTTATAATGGCAGAACGAGAGCAGCTACAACAACAGAACTACCAGTTACAACATAAATTAGCCGAATTCTTTAGAAAGAAGAAAGCAGATGATGTTAGACAAGATTATGACAAAACTGCCAGTGATCAGGATTCtaaatatgttaaatatataa ATCAACTTGATGAGCTCAGAAGTCAAGATTCTAAAGAAAAAGAACAGTATAAGTTAGAAATGGATGATTTGAGATTAAAATgtgaagaaagaaaacaaaaagttgATGAAGAGAGAAATAAATTTATGGAATTTAAAAAACAAGTAGCATTGAATGCTATTAGCAATAGATCAGGAAAACCACTGCCACCAAAG GATATAGAACAAGCATTGATAGCTGAGAAAAAGAAGGAATCAGATGTTGTAGATGTCCGATTGGAGAACATCAAATTaaagaataaattaaagaaaaaagaaatggaacTCAAATCAAAG gaAGAATTAGCTGCTGGTTTGCATTTAATTGACTTTGAACAGTTGAAGATAGAAAACCAAACATATAATGAGAAAATTGAAGAGAGAAATGAG gaATTGTTGAAATTACGTAAAAAGATAACCAGCACAGTACAAGTATTAACACATTTAAAGGAAAAATTACAGTTTGTTCAAGGAGAAAATTTGAGGGAAAAAGAAGTGCTTAAAGATGTAGAAAAAGAAGTAGCTATG AAAAGAGACATTTTATCAAGGACCAAACAAGCTAGAGATGCTTTACGTATAGACAATCAGAAGTTAAGACAAAATTGTGGCCTGTTAGGCAATGAACCATTACTCAGAGACTTCGAGGAGAGAAAAGATGAAGGGGACGATTTAAAAGACAGACTTGAAATGCTTAAAATGAGACATGCTGAGTTGACATTAAACTGTAATCAAGTTAGACGGAAAATCGAACAGGCACGACAGAGTCAcggatga
- the LOC143045110 gene encoding lipopolysaccharide-induced tumor necrosis factor-alpha factor homolog isoform X7: MSGPPPPYPGEKGQEAGYPPQPQGYGQPPPPQGYPQAGYGQPQPYGHPGYASGYPAQPGYGQPQQGYGQPQPGYGQPQQGYGGQQQQGHTTVVVGQPTTTVLVQQFREAPCNTACPHCRAQVITATQYETGTFAWIICLVLCIVGCDLGCCFIPFCVDGCKDVIHTCPSCRQVISRWNRM; this comes from the exons aaGCTGGATACCCACCTCAACCTCAAG GTTACGGACAACCTCCTCCACCTCAAGGATACCCACAAGCAG GATATGGTCAGCCTCAGCCATATGGACATCCAG GCTATGCAAGTGGTTATCCTG cTCAGCCAGGTTACGGACAACCTCAACAAGGATATGGACAGCCTCAACCAGGATACGGACAACCTCAACAAGGATATGGAGGACAACAGCAACAAGGACACACCACAGTAGTTGTAGGACAGCCCACCACCACAGTTTTGGTCCAACAGTTCCGTGAAGCTCCATGTAATACAGCATGCCCACATTGTCGTGCACAAGTTATTACAGCCACCCAGTATGAGACTGGTACCTTTGCCTGGATCATATGTCTAGTTTTGTGTATTGTTGG ATGTGATCTTGGATGTTGTTTTATCCCATTCTGTGTGGATGGTTGTAAAGATGTCATCCATACTTGTCCAAGTTGTCGCCAGGTGATTTCAAGATGGAACAGAATGTAA
- the LOC143045107 gene encoding cilia- and flagella-associated protein 184-like isoform X1, with translation MADQEEKAPTPAPAEEPTQEKAVTPPAENGQGDTPTEQATETPAEPEVQSETKPESPQAEVKAEGDATNNATEEQTPTETGEGEKQEASSPAAEGGEEKPVETPTEGGDEQKGETEGEEKKAEGEGEAEQKPEGEGEGQPEGEGEQKPEGEGEQKPEGEGEPKPEGEGEAAATPVGEEGEKPAEEGEQKEGEESGSKSPVPQVCYYLKSPVPQSDTFAEGERPEEDGTGVEVAEKLSREGSPAPEVKPDILEPGTPERSRPPSETEMRDGHMSPFMEEDEEAVQKEGEEREDVEEEDEEEEDEEEEYHLQPQYDRDELLEKYTLIMAEREQLQQQNYQLQHKLAEFFRKKKADDVRQDYDKTASDQDSKYVKYINQLDELRSQDSKEKEQYKLEMDDLRLKCEERKQKVDEERNKFMEFKKQVALNAISNRSGKPLPPKDIEQALIAEKKKESDVVDVRLENIKLKNKLKKKEMELKSKEELAAGLHLIDFEQLKIENQTYNEKIEERNEELLKLRKKITSTVQVLTHLKEKLQFVQGENLREKEVLKDVEKEVAMKRDILSRTKQARDALRIDNQKLRQNCGLLGNEPLLRDFEERKDEGDDLKDRLEMLKMRHAELTLNCNQVRRKIEQARQSHG, from the exons ATGGCTGACCAAGAG GAGAAAGCACCTACTCCAGCTCCTGCTGAAGAACCAACACAAGAAAAAGCAGTGACCCCACCTGCTGAAAATGGACAGGGTGATACTCCAACAGAACAAGCTACAGAGACCCCTGCAGAACCTGAAGTACAGAGTGAAACAAAGCCTGAGTCTCCTCAAG CTGAGGTCAAAGCTGAGGGAGATGCAACAAACAATGCAACTGAAGAACAGACACCAactgaaacaggggagggggaaAAACAGGAAGCAAGTTCTCCTGCTGCTGAAGGAGGAGAGGAGAAACCAGTAGAAACGCCAACAGAAGGAGGTGATGAACAGAAAGGAGAGACTGAAGGAGAGGAAAAGAAAGCTGAAG GTGAAGGTGAAGCAGAGCAGAAACCTGAGGGTGAAGGTGAAGGTCAGCCTGAAGGTGAAGGTGAACAAAAACCTGAAGGTGAAGGTGAACAAAAACCAGAAGGTGAAGGTGAACCCAAACCTGAAGGTGAAGGAGAGGCAGCTGCTACTCCTGTTGGTGAAGAGGGAGAGAAACCTGCTGAAGAGGGTGAACAAAAGGAAGGAGAGGAATCTGGATCTAAATCACCTGTACCTCAAGTATGTTATTATTTAAAATCACCTGTACCTCAA AGTGATACCTTTGCTGAAGGTGAACGACCAGAAGAGGATGGAACAGGAGTAGAGGTAGCAGAAAAATTATCTCGAGAGGGAAGTCCTGCCCCAGAGGTCAAACCAGATATCTTGGAACCTGGTACTCCAGAAAGGTCAAGACCTC ctTCAGAAACCGAGATGAGAGATGGTCACATGTCACCTTTTATGGAGGAAGATGAGGAGGCTGTACAGAAAGAAGGTGAAGAAAGAGAAGACGTAGAAGAAGAAGACGAGGAGGAGGAGGATGAAGAAGAAGaatat cACTTGCAACCCCAGTATGACAGAGATGAGCTGTTAGAAAAATACACA CTTATAATGGCAGAACGAGAGCAGCTACAACAACAGAACTACCAGTTACAACATAAATTAGCCGAATTCTTTAGAAAGAAGAAAGCAGATGATGTTAGACAAGATTATGACAAAACTGCCAGTGATCAGGATTCtaaatatgttaaatatataa ATCAACTTGATGAGCTCAGAAGTCAAGATTCTAAAGAAAAAGAACAGTATAAGTTAGAAATGGATGATTTGAGATTAAAATgtgaagaaagaaaacaaaaagttgATGAAGAGAGAAATAAATTTATGGAATTTAAAAAACAAGTAGCATTGAATGCTATTAGCAATAGATCAGGAAAACCACTGCCACCAAAG GATATAGAACAAGCATTGATAGCTGAGAAAAAGAAGGAATCAGATGTTGTAGATGTCCGATTGGAGAACATCAAATTaaagaataaattaaagaaaaaagaaatggaacTCAAATCAAAG gaAGAATTAGCTGCTGGTTTGCATTTAATTGACTTTGAACAGTTGAAGATAGAAAACCAAACATATAATGAGAAAATTGAAGAGAGAAATGAG gaATTGTTGAAATTACGTAAAAAGATAACCAGCACAGTACAAGTATTAACACATTTAAAGGAAAAATTACAGTTTGTTCAAGGAGAAAATTTGAGGGAAAAAGAAGTGCTTAAAGATGTAGAAAAAGAAGTAGCTATG AAAAGAGACATTTTATCAAGGACCAAACAAGCTAGAGATGCTTTACGTATAGACAATCAGAAGTTAAGACAAAATTGTGGCCTGTTAGGCAATGAACCATTACTCAGAGACTTCGAGGAGAGAAAAGATGAAGGGGACGATTTAAAAGACAGACTTGAAATGCTTAAAATGAGACATGCTGAGTTGACATTAAACTGTAATCAAGTTAGACGGAAAATCGAACAGGCACGACAGAGTCAcggatga
- the LOC143045110 gene encoding cell death-inducing p53-target protein 1-like isoform X8, with protein sequence MSGPPPPYPGEKGQEAGYPPQPQGYGQPPPPQGYPQAGYGQPQPYGHPAQPGYGQPQQGYGQPQPGYGQPQQGYGGQQQQGHTTVVVGQPTTTVLVQQFREAPCNTACPHCRAQVITATQYETGTFAWIICLVLCIVGCWPCCLIPFCVDGCKDVTHSCPNCKQVISRWNRM encoded by the exons aaGCTGGATACCCACCTCAACCTCAAG GTTACGGACAACCTCCTCCACCTCAAGGATACCCACAAGCAG GATATGGTCAGCCTCAGCCATATGGACATCCAG cTCAGCCAGGTTACGGACAACCTCAACAAGGATATGGACAGCCTCAACCAGGATACGGACAACCTCAACAAGGATATGGAGGACAACAGCAACAAGGACACACCACAGTAGTTGTAGGACAGCCCACCACCACAGTTTTGGTCCAACAGTTCCGTGAAGCTCCATGTAATACAGCATGCCCACATTGTCGTGCACAAGTTATTACAGCCACCCAGTATGAGACTGGTACCTTTGCCTGGATCATATGTCTAGTTTTGTGTATTGTTGG ATGTTGGCCATGTTGTCTGATCCCATTCTGTGTTGATGGCTGTAAAGATGTAACCCACTCCTGTCCAAATTGTAAACAGGTCATCAGTCGTTGGAACAGAATGTAA
- the LOC143045107 gene encoding cilia- and flagella-associated protein 184-like isoform X2, which yields MADQEEKAPTPAPAEEPTQEKAVTPPAENGQGDTPTEQATETPAEPEVQSETKPESPQAEVKAEGDATNNATEEQTPTETGEGEKQEASSPAAEGGEEKPVETPTEGGDEQKGETEGEEKKAEGEGEAEQKPEGEGEGQPEGEGEQKPEGEGEQKPEGEGEPKPEGEGEAAATPVGEEGEKPAEEGEQKEGEESGSKSPVPQSDTFAEGERPEEDGTGVEVAEKLSREGSPAPEVKPDILEPGTPERSRPPSETEMRDGHMSPFMEEDEEAVQKEGEEREDVEEEDEEEEDEEEEYHLQPQYDRDELLEKYTLIMAEREQLQQQNYQLQHKLAEFFRKKKADDVRQDYDKTASDQDSKYVKYINQLDELRSQDSKEKEQYKLEMDDLRLKCEERKQKVDEERNKFMEFKKQVALNAISNRSGKPLPPKDIEQALIAEKKKESDVVDVRLENIKLKNKLKKKEMELKSKEELAAGLHLIDFEQLKIENQTYNEKIEERNEELLKLRKKITSTVQVLTHLKEKLQFVQGENLREKEVLKDVEKEVAMKRDILSRTKQARDALRIDNQKLRQNCGLLGNEPLLRDFEERKDEGDDLKDRLEMLKMRHAELTLNCNQVRRKIEQARQSHG from the exons ATGGCTGACCAAGAG GAGAAAGCACCTACTCCAGCTCCTGCTGAAGAACCAACACAAGAAAAAGCAGTGACCCCACCTGCTGAAAATGGACAGGGTGATACTCCAACAGAACAAGCTACAGAGACCCCTGCAGAACCTGAAGTACAGAGTGAAACAAAGCCTGAGTCTCCTCAAG CTGAGGTCAAAGCTGAGGGAGATGCAACAAACAATGCAACTGAAGAACAGACACCAactgaaacaggggagggggaaAAACAGGAAGCAAGTTCTCCTGCTGCTGAAGGAGGAGAGGAGAAACCAGTAGAAACGCCAACAGAAGGAGGTGATGAACAGAAAGGAGAGACTGAAGGAGAGGAAAAGAAAGCTGAAG GTGAAGGTGAAGCAGAGCAGAAACCTGAGGGTGAAGGTGAAGGTCAGCCTGAAGGTGAAGGTGAACAAAAACCTGAAGGTGAAGGTGAACAAAAACCAGAAGGTGAAGGTGAACCCAAACCTGAAGGTGAAGGAGAGGCAGCTGCTACTCCTGTTGGTGAAGAGGGAGAGAAACCTGCTGAAGAGGGTGAACAAAAGGAAGGAGAGGAATCTGGATCTAAATCACCTGTACCTCAA AGTGATACCTTTGCTGAAGGTGAACGACCAGAAGAGGATGGAACAGGAGTAGAGGTAGCAGAAAAATTATCTCGAGAGGGAAGTCCTGCCCCAGAGGTCAAACCAGATATCTTGGAACCTGGTACTCCAGAAAGGTCAAGACCTC ctTCAGAAACCGAGATGAGAGATGGTCACATGTCACCTTTTATGGAGGAAGATGAGGAGGCTGTACAGAAAGAAGGTGAAGAAAGAGAAGACGTAGAAGAAGAAGACGAGGAGGAGGAGGATGAAGAAGAAGaatat cACTTGCAACCCCAGTATGACAGAGATGAGCTGTTAGAAAAATACACA CTTATAATGGCAGAACGAGAGCAGCTACAACAACAGAACTACCAGTTACAACATAAATTAGCCGAATTCTTTAGAAAGAAGAAAGCAGATGATGTTAGACAAGATTATGACAAAACTGCCAGTGATCAGGATTCtaaatatgttaaatatataa ATCAACTTGATGAGCTCAGAAGTCAAGATTCTAAAGAAAAAGAACAGTATAAGTTAGAAATGGATGATTTGAGATTAAAATgtgaagaaagaaaacaaaaagttgATGAAGAGAGAAATAAATTTATGGAATTTAAAAAACAAGTAGCATTGAATGCTATTAGCAATAGATCAGGAAAACCACTGCCACCAAAG GATATAGAACAAGCATTGATAGCTGAGAAAAAGAAGGAATCAGATGTTGTAGATGTCCGATTGGAGAACATCAAATTaaagaataaattaaagaaaaaagaaatggaacTCAAATCAAAG gaAGAATTAGCTGCTGGTTTGCATTTAATTGACTTTGAACAGTTGAAGATAGAAAACCAAACATATAATGAGAAAATTGAAGAGAGAAATGAG gaATTGTTGAAATTACGTAAAAAGATAACCAGCACAGTACAAGTATTAACACATTTAAAGGAAAAATTACAGTTTGTTCAAGGAGAAAATTTGAGGGAAAAAGAAGTGCTTAAAGATGTAGAAAAAGAAGTAGCTATG AAAAGAGACATTTTATCAAGGACCAAACAAGCTAGAGATGCTTTACGTATAGACAATCAGAAGTTAAGACAAAATTGTGGCCTGTTAGGCAATGAACCATTACTCAGAGACTTCGAGGAGAGAAAAGATGAAGGGGACGATTTAAAAGACAGACTTGAAATGCTTAAAATGAGACATGCTGAGTTGACATTAAACTGTAATCAAGTTAGACGGAAAATCGAACAGGCACGACAGAGTCAcggatga